The DNA region CATAACATTAATGTCAATATATTTTGATTCATAGGCCATATGTGCTGGAAGTGGCAACAGTCTTTCAGCATGGTACACATTTAACTTATATCCTCACATTTCACATTAAAATATAATTTAAATAACAGATATATGGTGAGCTACAAAAGTATTAGGACAGTGAAATGTTTTGGGGCTCTGTAGTCCAGCACTTGACACTCTGAAACTACAGCcatttttgtacatagtccccccattttaggggaccaaaggtatttggacaaattcacttctatactgagtgtacaaaacattaagaacaacttcctaatattgagttgcaccccatcTTTTGCCCttggaacagcctcaatttgtcagggcaagGACGCTACAAGGTGTCAAGCTTTCCACATGCAAGCTGGCCATTGTTGATttcaatgcttcccatagttgtgtcaagttggctgaatgtccttttggtggtggaccattcttgctacacatgggaaactattgagtgtgaaaaacccagcaacatTGCCATTCTTGACACagaccggtgcacctggcacctactaccataccccgttcaaaggcacttaaatctttccCTTActcgttcaccctctgaatggcacatatatacaatccatgtctcagtcgTCTCAAagctttaaaatccttctttaatctgtCTGCTCCCATTCaattacactgatttgaagtggatttaacacgtGATATCAATAAGGGGattgtagctttcacctggattcacctgtgtgtcagtctatgtcatggaaagaacacactcagtgtatatgcattaaagtagtcaaaagtttagtatttggtccccaTATGCCTAGCATGCAATGATTATGTCAAGCTTGTGGCTGTTTGTTTTagttgtgtttcagatgattttgtacccaatagaaattaatggtaaataatgtattgtgtcattttggagtcacttttattgtaaataataatgtttgtaaacacttctacatacattaatgtggatgctaccattattattattacggTTAATCCtcaatgaatcgtgaataatgtgTGAGAAAGTTCATACCCCCCGCTAACCTcttttattgtaatggtgagaggtcttcgtggtatgatatttgtgcatctgtaactttgtcactcatcattattcacaattcatgtagaagtgtttagaaacattctattcttacttacaataaaagtgactgcaaaatgacacaatacattaattTCTATCCGCACAAAAATAATCTGAaagacaaccaaaacaaacagtaaatgcatccaacaagtttgtggagttacaagcttgatgtaatcattgcatgctaggaatatgggaccaaactaaacttttgactactttaatacacatgtaagtgaatttgtcccaatacttttggtcccctaaaatgtggGGACTATATacaagtgctgtaatttctaaacggttcacccgatatggatgaaaattaAATTAATGATTTTATGCACTTTAACatgtataatttcaaatccaaagtgctgaagtacagagccaaaacaacaacaaaaatgtgtcactgtcccaatacttttgtagCTCACTGTATATTATCTAGTATATAAAATCTATGTTTCCCTTCTTGTTAGAATGCGTGATTGATGTTGTGTGGTGTATTTGTTGATTCTAAGTCATTCCAAAACCACGGACCATTGCCATGACAGTAATCAATAAAAGTATGCGAACAAGACTACAAGGTGTTGTCAGAAGGGTAAGACAATATTTCTACGAGCTTTCTGTATTCATAATCCAGAGAGGAAAAAGCATTGATttgtcattatttattttttcagatAGTGAGACTTGAAGAACTGTTTCCTCAGATTAAATTAAGACGTCATGAGAAAATTTATCAGGTACATCATAAGAATCCATCATGTTGTACGAAAAAAGTATCAAAATGTTTGCACTCACtaatgtaagttgctctggataagagcgtctgctaaatgactcatgtAAAATATTGGAACTACAGTATCATCATACATATGTCGGCTGAATTCTGTTTTATTTTAATAGGAAATAGAGTTGCTGAACCAACAGTTGAGATTTCTTCATAAAAGAATGCAGGTAAGCATAAGTATTGCTTATGACAAATATAGGcagaagaaaataaaaaatgtagaTTTTCTGTTACTGCACATAAGATGAGGGTTTACTTTAATCGAGCACAAAGAGGTGTGTACCAGTCTACTGGCTATGTTACATTCAGATTGTGTTTATTATAGATGCAATTATTGTTTCAGATGGCTGATTCTCACAGCTGGATGGGGATGTTCATCAGAACCCCTATGTGGTAGAACAAAACACCTAGCCCCAACATGTTTTATGTACTTTCCATTTGTTTATACTGTCAAATCTGCTCATATGGCTATGGTAAAATTAAGAGTAATGGTAAATCTGGTTAATATATATACCTATTATGACATTGTATTATCTGTAGTGTAGCATATCTTGAAAATGTATGAGTTTGAGTGGTGTAGAAAATCAATTTGCTGTTGGAGGTATAAAATgttcacccccccaaaaaaactgaGCTTATTAGTATTTTGGGCACGGTAGTTCCAACTAGCCTTTGTACAAGTCTGTTTGTGCGATCATTCCACCACCTGACGTGGCAAGGAGTAGAATGATATCACAAACAGACTTGTACCCAGGCTAGCTCCAAACCACTTGCGGTATAAAACGATTGGCATGATGCTTTAGTGCTTTGCTACATGATTGTGCAACCTTTCCATCCCCATTACTGATGAAATAAAAAGGGTTTTTGTCAACTTTATTGATTTAGGGGGAAAAAAATACTTCATGTGATTTTTCAAGTGAAACTCAATGTTCTCAAAAAGTACCAAAATAAAATGTACTAAAATATTTGGGTTAACCTTTTAACTGGACATTTCAGTCAAGCATAAAAAGATACATGAGAAGCTTTTGTCCCATGAATAGTTATACTAAATCCATCAAAAGCATTTGCTAAATTTGGAACATAATTAACTACACGTAAGGCAGTGTTCCCACCATCTTTATGCGCAAACCAAGTCATGAGACAACGGCAGATATTTAAATAGCATAGTGGCCTCAACTCAGGTGGTTGGCAAATTGTTCTGGGAATATGCGAGTGCAAGGAAtgtaaaatgtattaattaaATACAGATAGTACAAAATGTCATGTGAATAGAGTAGTTTCAAATCTATTGAACTGTTGAGAGGAGTTTCAGTGTTCTTTGCCTAGGGGGACATTTGACTCATGCAAACAGTGATTGTCCTTTTAAAGTAAGTAGACAAGATGTCACTTGTCacacaaaaaataaaaatgtatttgtatgtAATTACAGAATGGTGTCAAACGAGTATGCACCAAATGTCACATTGATCCACAATTACAAAGATGCATTTCGCCCATCAACAAATATTGAAAATTATATACATAAAGGGCATGGGTGACAAAAACAGTACACAAGGATTCACAGGACACGTTTCCAGTAGGACAGTTAAGCAAAATCAATAATTACAAAGAGGCCATTTTACTTTTATACTTTCTCTTCAGTCTCAGGACATTATACTAAAACTCATCCTATCCCAGAGACCATGGTCTTTAAACTTTTCAGAGATGGGAAAGTTCTGGCTTGTGAAAAGGACTGGAGTACTTGTTGGCAGTTCTATTCGCTTTTTGACTTTTTGCTGTCATTCCCGTTCTTCTCTGGGACAATCTCTTCAGGCTTTCTCTTCTTGGTTCCGTCGGCCATGCTTCTGCCAGGGTGAGCGCTGAATGTGATGATGATGCAGGTCATGTTGTCACAGCCTGTGCCATCTCCAGATGTATCAGGTGCCAAGCAATGGTCAAGTAGCTACGGAGACAAAATAAAGTTTGAGAGCGCTAGTTCATTGTTAAATAAAGAATGAGTAATGTCATGATTACAGGGAAGTGGTGGATCTCAGGGACATCAGAGGTTTCCCAAcacaataaaaatatatataatcttaCTTCTTCAACTATGGAGGACAAAGGCCTGGCAGCATCATCGGCATTAGGCTTTATTCTCTGACTGACAAAGTCTACAACCTCTTGACTGCTCATGACGTTCCTGTGGATGACACTCATTAATTAAGGGAAATATAGCTGTGGATTAATTTCACACATTGATTATTGAAGTATGgccttaatttaaaaaataaaataaaaactaccAGATTCCGTCGCATGCAATGATCATGAAGTCATGCTCTGGGTTGAGGGTGAGCTCTTTGACATCAGGCATTGATGAGATCATCTGCTCCTCTGGGCCAAGGGCCTTGTTTCGTTTGTAAAAGTGATCGCCTGAAAACACAAAGGCCCTTTCAATCTAATGTCTTTTCTTCAACAGCAAaagtaccgtaatttccggactataagccgctactttattcccacgctttgaaccttgCGGTTTATACAATAAcacggctaatttatggatttttcccactttcacaagattcatgcagccaaaaaactgagcaccgtcacataatgtgacgtaaatcgagtgCGCTCAAACttccatcattctgattacggtagtcattttgtcaccctcatcatggcaaagacacagagaaatgcatatgatgcagctttcaaattgaaggcgatcgatctggctgttggaaaagagctgctgcacgggagcttggccttaatgagtcgatgataagacgttggaaacagcagcgtgaggaactgactcagtgcaaaaagataacaaaagctttcagagggaagaaaagcagatggcccaaagtatttgcagccactcaacatcagtgtaaatcgtgcatttaaggtggcgctccgtgttcagtgggaggcttggatgacaagtggggagaaatccttcactaaaacgggttgcatgcgaagagcaacttatggtcaagtctgccggccacatgcgaagagcaacttatggtcaagtctgccagtgggtcctgacagcgtggagcattgtcaaaaaatccactatcatcaacgggtttcgaaaggctggactgctgcgtgttgaagagggcagcatgagctcagcggggaatttgcctccggatgaaagtgacgagagcgacaatgaaaacattccaacatcggatgaagcaattctgaggctattcaactccagtggtttcagtgcacaggaggaaggtagtgaccaatgactttcttggtaggctactgtttactgctatttttaaaaaattaacaaattgttacaagccgtgtttcgttaaagcctatttatttttgttacaagccgtgtttcgttaaagcctatttatttttgttacaaaccgtgtttcgtttaaaggctatgtaacggtaggcacctgcggcttgtAGACATTATGCACAAAATACATCTTTTTTAATAATGCAGTGGGTGAggcttatattcaggtgcgcttaatagtccagaaatTACGGTATATATTTCTTGAAACAATGCCTGATAATTCAAATCAAAATGCCAGGGCTAGGAAATGCAGGAGGATCGATTTACCGATGGCCCTGGAGAGGTTGAGTCCTCCGTTGACGCGACCGTCCATGGTGACCTTTCCACCAGCATTCTTTATCCTGGCCAGCTCCAGCTCATCCTCTGGCTTGTGGTCGTAGGACATGTCTATGGCCTTGCCCTTCTCAGACACCACACAGCGGGAGTCGCCGGCATTTGCCACAATCAGCTGTTTCCCTCTGATCAGAGCCACCACTGCTGTAGTGCCACTGTCTGCGCCAGGCTGGGGGAAAAGGGCACACAGTTAATCTGAAAATTGCCACCTTCAGTTTAAAGGGCCTGTGATTAACCCACTACACAGCTAAAGAGATTAATCCCAGAATAATATTTTGCATTTAGGGAGGCATAGAAAGTAATCACTACTTCAGACACAAAACACCCCATTACCTTTCAACAACCAGGGCTACTCAGAAATCCTTTTAAGAAAGCGCTCTCCATTCAAGGTTTAAGTTGAAAATTAAGATGTGTATTCTACCTCTTCTTTTCCATCCATTCCAGGGTAGCACATCTCCTCATTCTCTTCATCAGAGTCCTCCCCCTCTTCAGTGTCTTCTTCCTCGTCACTGTTTTCACCTTCATCTTCCTCACTGGCATCCTGTAGAAGCGTAATTACATAATTAACATAAAGCATTCTTTCCAAAAATATTTTAAACCGTTCGTGTTGAAAAATCCAGTGGGGGAAAATCTATGAACAGCAAATGTGAGTTACAGCAGAGGTGCCCAACCCTCCTACTGGAGAACAGTCATTCTGCAGGCTTTTGCTCCAACCAGAATCTAACAACTGATTCTACCAATAGCTCCTCACCAGGATCTCTAAGCTTAATCAGGTGTGTAAGAACTGTGTTTGGGCAAAAGCCTGAATACCCAGTAGCTCTTCAGGCAGAGGGTGGGGCACCAGAGTTAGAGTAACAGGAACTTAACTCCTGAAGGAGAGTtcttccccctcacctcctcttcgCTACCCTCCTCGTCTTCCTCTTCCCCCGACTCGTCACTGTCCTCAAAGAACTTTGAGCTGGTGTCTCCTGGAGCCGGAGCTgctgaggaggagcaggagggccCGGTTTCCTTTTCTCCTTCAGAGGACCCTGCTGCTCCTGTCACTGAAGAGCTGTCCCCTCCTGCTCTCCTGGCCCGCAGCTTGGAGAATCCCGCACCACCAGCTGCACTTCCAGCACCATCAGCCTTCCGATTGCTGTCTACCTCACTCTCCACTTCTCCGTTGATGCCCTTCTCCCCATGGGAATGTGGTTCACCTTCCCCAGACTCTTTTTTACCCTCCGGACAGAGCTTCTTGTGTTTAATCGCATTGAGGTTCTGTCCATAGCGGACGAGTAACTCTTCAATGGTCAAGGTGGCCTCTTCGTGCAAAAGTTCTGCCTCCTCATTGTCCACTAACAGACAAAGGAACACATGGGTTTGAATCAAACTATTTGTTTTGAATAAAGCACAAGGAATGACAACTACATATATAACGTGGTCAGCTGTTACAGCGTACTTACAATCATCTTCTTCAGCCACTTTTTCATTTGGTGCTTCCTCTTGTGGGCGGCCAGCTATCTGAACAAGCTCTTTGATCACTTCCTCTGTGGTCACCCTGCTATCAATGGCCAGAAATGCATCCTCCAAAGCCTGAAACACATCCACCCACCTAAGACAAATGTATGCTGCTATGGAGTAGATTTTGACAACAAATACAAGAGCTACTGAACCAAAGTTGGTTGTACTCACTTAACAATGTGAGATTACACCCAATAAATATTGTGCACTTTCTATATACACTCTTACATATATGCACCATGTTCAATTGTCCATGTCAAGAGGATTCCTTTCCATACCCCAAAAGCATTCTTGCACTCACCTTTTGCAGTTTGCCATCTTTGTAAGTCTTCTGTTCCTTAATGATTTCAGGAAGGTACTTGGAACAGTATAATGCTACTTCCTCACCTGAGAAAGCAAGTATCGATTACTTAGAATAACTTGTTTAATAATGTCTGACATTAACAAAAATAACATACAATCAAGGTACGCACAAAAGTTAATATTCAGGATAAAAAGAACAGTACCTCCATGTCCATCATACACAGCAAACATAGCCGTTTCATCATCCAGTTCTGGAATGCAGTTGTGAGCATCCTGTTGAAAGAAACAAAAACGTTACTCTCATGAAATGCCATTTCTATGAGCAGTAGAACGGCTACATCATAGAAATCAGACCGGTGCCACTTGAATGTGAAATGAATAATGATGCATTTACATTGTTAATGTTAACGGTCCAGTCTTGCACATCTTACATAGTTATATCAATACATGCAGGAAAGCTACCTAGCTACATTGTTGGGTAACTACAAAACTATATAGTTAGCCACAAACAAAAAGTATTCATGCGCAAATAAAACTTAGCTAGCTGGCCAGTGTTGACGTTGATAGTTATTAAGCCACGTGTTTAATGGTTGGATAACTAAGCCAAGCCCCATATGTTTGATAACCTGTAGCACATTATAGACAACTTACATTACTTTTTGTTGTCTGAACCAAATCATTTCGTTAGCATTCTAGCTAACTGGTTGCTAGTTAGTTGGACACCATACTGGCAATGAATGACTGCGGAATCCAATCCAGCTAGCAATTTGTTTAGCTCATCTTACCTCCATTGAGACACGCCAGCCCTGCATGGCCGCAAAACCATAGCTCATATTTTGGTTTCCCCCATTGGAAGAGGACTTCACTGTATTGGGTTGCGACAAGTAAGCTCCCATGATGGACCAACAATGGGTTTCAACTTCGTTGATGTTGGAAAACCCGATGTAGCAGGGGAAAAAAACAAGATGACGATAATAAATTACAGATGCTCCAACTTCACCGTACAGTTAATTATATCATACAGTAGAGTGCACACATTTCTATCATGCAGTAGAATATAAACATTGCAATATGTTTGATAAAGGGCCAAAGACTAGTTAGCCGGTTTATTGCTAGCTTGGATGGGGTATCTAGCGACTGTTGGCTAAGCTAACAAACGAACATAGACACCGTTCTTACTCGtaaactatatattttttaagcgAAGGCAAATGGGACACCATTAACCGGAAGATAATACTTGATATCAAAACATTTCAGGCTTAAAAGTGAGACCAATTTGAACATTTTACAGGAAAATACCAACACGTGTAACTACAAACACAACAGACCTCTCAAAAATAATCGGATACATAAAGGAAGCGGAAACGATGTGATGAATGAGAAGTGCGCATGTCTACTTGTGAGCAGCGGCGTTCAGAAAGGGCGCCAAAACTTTAGTTGCAGAGAACGAGTACGTCCTCAAGGTGTCGCTAAAGTCTCCGATTCTAGTGTGGCCAACAAACGTTGGAGTGGATCCCTATGTCCTTTCTCCACTTCCTTTCCTTTTAACATGAAAAAAGGCGACAGGCAGCAGTTCGGTAAAAACATGTTTAGTTCTTTAATCAGTAGACACGAAAGAGATTTTAAATACCCAAGAATTACATAACAGTAGGTGGGGGAAAACAAAAGGAGATGTGTATTGCCACTATCTTGTCCTGTgctgttattatttttgtaactATTCTAACCCCCTATGCAAAGTCAAAAAGGTTCATTGCCCAAAAAATTAAAAAGTTTATCAAAAAATGAAATTGAGTACGTTTTATTCCAATACTGAGCTTTTCCTTAAACTTTTACAACATTTGAGATTCCCTTCCTCTTGAGGTAGATTGTCCTGTCCTGTGAActggaacaaacacacacacacacaattgtgaaGAAGGcagtgcctcttccccctcaggaggttgaaaaagtttgacatgggccctcaaatcctgaAAAGGTTTGACAGCTGTACCAGTGAGatctggctgcatcactgcttggtatggaaaTAACACCACCCTCGATTGCATGGCAATACAGAGGGTTGTGCGGACATCCCAGTACAatactggggctgagctccctgccatccaggacctctatatcaggcggtgtgaaaaGAAGGCCCGGAAAATCATCAAAGGcaccaaccacccaagccatagacaatTGTTTTCTGCTGCCTCACGGCAAGAGGTACTGGTTCATCAAATCTGAGACCAACAGGCTCCTGGACAGCTTGTATCTTTATTGACCTTTTATTTCACTatttgcactgtctctatgcacactcacagggacctacacactgtcactccaacacacacaaacactcactccatcATTTGCTCActcacataatatgcacatacatttatactgactccacacacccgcacacccactcacatgcaagctgctgctactctgtttatcttatgtcctgttgcctagtcaccttaccccaacacatatctacagttgaagtcggatgtttacatacacttaggttggagtcattaaatctagattttcaaccactccacaaatttcttgttaattaacaaactatagttttggcaagtcggttaggacatctactttgtgcatgacacaagtaatttttccaacaattgtttacaaaccgattatttcacttataattcactgtatcataattccagtgggtcagtagtttacataatattggcttatttcactgtagagcctctagtcctgctcactataccttatccaacctattagtaccaccacccacacatgcaatgacatctcctggtttcaatgatgtttctagagacaatatctctctcttcatcactcaatacctaggtttacctccactgtattcacatcctaccatacctttgtctgtacattataccttgatgctattttatcgcccccagaaacctccttttactctctgttccagacgttctagacgaccaattcttattgcttttagccgcacccttattctactcctcctatgttccgctggcgatgtagaggtgaatccaggccctgcagtgcctagctccactcctattccccaggcgctctcttttgacgacttctgtaaccgtaatagccttggtttcatgcatgttaacattagaagcctcccccctaagtttgttctattcactgctttagcacactctgccaacccggatgttctagctgtgtctgaatcctggcttaggaagaccaccaaaaattctgaaattttaattccaaactacaacattttcagacaagatagaactgctaaagggggcggtgttgcaatctactgcaaagatagcctgcagagttctgtcctactatccaggtctgtacccaaacaatttgaacttctacttttaaaaatccacctctctaaaaacaagtctctcaccgttgccgcctgctatagaccaccctctgcccccagctgtgctctggacaccatatgtgaactgattgccccccatctatcgtgctgctaggcgacctaaactggaacatgcttaacaccccagccatcctacaatctaaacttgatgccctcaatctcacacaaattatcaatgaacctaccaggtacctccccaaagccttaaacacgggcaccctcatagatatcatcctaaccaacttgccctctgcTGTCTtaaaccaagatctcagcgatcactgcctcattgcctgcatccgtaatgggtcagcggtcaaacgacctccactcatcactgtaaaacgctccctgaaacacttcagcgagcaggcctttctaatcgacctggccggggtatcctggaaggatattgatctcatcccgtcagtagaggatgcctggatattttttttaaatgccttcctaagcatcttaaataaacatgccccattcaagaaatttagaaccaggaacagatatagcccttggttctccccagacctgactgcccttaaccaacacaaaaacatcctatggcgttctgcattagcatcgaacagcccccgtgatatgcagctgttcagggaagctagaaaccattatacacaggcagttagaaaagccaaggctagctttttcaagcagaaatttgcttcctgcaacactaactcaaaaaagttctgggacactgtaaagtccatggagaataagaacacctcctcccagctgcccactgcactgaagttaggaaacactgtcaccactgataaatccaccataattgagaatttcaataagcatttttctacggctggccatgctttccacctggctactcctaccccggtcaacagccctgcacccccaacagcaactcgcccaagcattccccatttctccttctcccaaatccgttcagctgatgttctgaaagagctgcaaaatctggacccctacaaatcagccgggctagacaatctggaccctttctttctaaaatgatctgccgaaattgttgccacccctattactagcctgttcaacctctctttcgtgtcgtctgagattcccaaatattggaaagcagctgcggtcatccccctcttcaaagggggggacactcttgacccaaactgctacagacctatatctatcctaccatgcctttctaaggtcttcgaaagccaagtcaacaaacagattaccgaccatttcgaatctcaccataccttctctgctatgcaatctggtttcagagctggtcatgggtgcacctcagccatgctcaaggtcctaaacaatatcttaaccgccatcgataagaaacattactgtgcagccgtattcattgatctggccaaggctttcgactctgtcaatcaccacatcctcattggcagactcga from Oncorhynchus nerka isolate Pitt River linkage group LG16, Oner_Uvic_2.0, whole genome shotgun sequence includes:
- the LOC115144303 gene encoding protein phosphatase 1G-like, with the protein product MGAYLSQPNTVKSSSNGGNQNMSYGFAAMQGWRVSMEDAHNCIPELDDETAMFAVYDGHGGEEVALYCSKYLPEIIKEQKTYKDGKLQKALEDAFLAIDSRVTTEEVIKELVQIAGRPQEEAPNEKVAEEDDLDNEEAELLHEEATLTIEELLVRYGQNLNAIKHKKLCPEGKKESGEGEPHSHGEKGINGEVESEVDSNRKADGAGSAAGGAGFSKLRARRAGGDSSSVTGAAGSSEGEKETGPSCSSSAAPAPGDTSSKFFEDSDESGEEEDEEGSEEEDASEEDEGENSDEEEDTEEGEDSDEENEEMCYPGMDGKEEPGADSGTTAVVALIRGKQLIVANAGDSRCVVSEKGKAIDMSYDHKPEDELELARIKNAGGKVTMDGRVNGGLNLSRAIGDHFYKRNKALGPEEQMISSMPDVKELTLNPEHDFMIIACDGIWNVMSSQEVVDFVSQRIKPNADDAARPLSSIVEELLDHCLAPDTSGDGTGCDNMTCIIITFSAHPGRSMADGTKKRKPEEIVPEKNGNDSKKSKSE